A window of the Brassica oleracea var. oleracea cultivar TO1000 chromosome C1, BOL, whole genome shotgun sequence genome harbors these coding sequences:
- the LOC106338021 gene encoding uncharacterized protein LOC106338021, with amino-acid sequence MIDKAWVHLSRVDPSYETGASKFVRDVASALGVIDMIVCPCIDCRNIDRHSGSVVLDHLVTRGMEEGYKMRADWYLHGELNSGVAGESRASEWNDEIFGLYRVAECFDEELADTGDLSEKAEGDDKKEDEFLAKLADAETPLYPSCVNHSKLSAIVSLFRLKTHNGWSEKSFNDLLETLSEMLPEENVLHSSLYDVKKFLKSFDMGYEKIHACVNDCCLFRKRFKKLEKCPKCKASRWKTNIHTGEKKKGVPQKVLRYFPIIPRLKRMFRSEKTAKDLRWHFSNKSSDGKLRHPVDSVTWDQMNAKYPTFAAEERNLRLGLSTDGFNPFNMKNSIYSCWPVLVVNYNLPPDLCMKKENIMLSLLIPDPQQPGNSIDVYLEPLIDDLNSLWSIGEITYDALTRSTFTLRAMLLWTISDFPAYGNLAGCKVKGKMGCPLCGKNTDSMWLKFSKKHVYMCHRKGLPPTHSFWGKKKWFDGKAEQGRRGRILTGRDISLHLRNFKNDFGNFKGSASKRKRIQCSVNLGSDNEGLSSESEEEEDEEIQVDEDELSRWKKRSIFFKLPYWEELPVRHNLDVMHVERNVAASLVSTLLHCEKSKDGLAARKDLEELGVSLEDCKLTGLKSHDYHVLMQQLLPIALKGLLPKGPRLAVFRFFPPSFFDIMLHLTVHLGREARLGGPVHFRWMYPFERYMKVLKDFVRNPARPEGCIAESYLAEECIRFCNEFLKKTTNVQEKVDRNMEYDNNSILEGRLISTVNISNICKTQMEDACEMPQRYGVPLDSTEHDETLKWIAYGLRCSARSYTGFIVNGLRFHTTLVDRKSQNSGVYYEATAVCRSSATDTSQVVDLVSYYGRVTGIILVDYNIFYVPLFRCQWAVKGNGVKIEDGFTLVNKNHSQASFASDPYILASQAKQIFYSREDESSNWYIVMKGPSRRYSKEDIQEGTADIGLLPSNIDMDADIDEAENARTDCEGIYG; translated from the exons ATGATTGACAAAGCATGGGTGCATCTAAGCAG GGTTGATCCTTCATATGAGACAGGGGCTTCAAAGTTTGTACGTGATGTTGCTTCAGCTCTGGGAGTGATTGATATGATTGTATGTCCTTGCATTGACTGCCGAAATATTGATCGTCACTCGGGAAGTGTAGTACTAGACCATCTAGTTACCAGGGGAATGGAGGAGGGTTATAAGATGCGGGCTGATTGGTATCTACACGGTGAACTCAACTCAGGGGTTGCAGGTGAAAGCAGAGCAAGTGAATGGAATGATGAGATATTTGGGTTATACAGAGTTGCTGAGTGTTTTGATGAAGAGTTAGCTGACACGGGGGATTTATCTGAGAAGGCAGAGGGAGACGACAAGAAAGAAGACGAGTTCTTGGCAAAGCTAGCTGATGCTGAAACACCCTTGTATCCGAGCTGTGTCAACCATAGTAAGCTATCTGCAATTGTCTCATTATTTAGATTGAAGACTCATAATGGGTGGTCTGAAAAGAGCTTCAATGATCTGCTAGAGACATTGTCGGAGATGTTACCAGAGGAAAATGTTCTCCACTCTTCACTGTATGATGTGAAGAAATTTTTGAAATCCTTTGACATGGGTTATGAGAAGATCCATGCATGTGTTAATGACTGCTGCCTATTCAGAAAGAGGTTCAAGAAGCTTGAGAAGTGTCCAAAATGTAAGGCTTCAAGATGGAAGACTAACATTCATACTGGTGAGAAGAAGAAAGGCGTCCCACAGAAAGTCTTACGTTACTTTCCCATAATACCAAGACTGAAGAGGATGTTCCGGTCTGAGAAAACCGCCAAGGACTTACGGTGGCACTTTAGCAACAAAAGCAGTGATGGAAAGCTTCGTCACCCTGTTGATTCAGTGACCTGGGATCAGATGAATGCTAAATACCCTACATTTGCAGCTGAAGAAAGGAACCTCAGGCTTGGACTTTCAACAGATGGATTCAATCCATTCAACATGAAGAATTCGATATACAGTTGCTGGCCTGTTTTGGTGGTAAACTACAACTTGCCACCAGACTTATGCATGAAGAAGGAGAACATCATGCTTTCATTGTTGATTCCTGATCCACAGCAGCCTGGTAATAGTATAGATGTGTACTTAGAACCCCTCATTGACGATCTGAACAGTCTGTGGAGCATTGGAGAGATAACATACGACGCTCTGACTCGATCAACATTTACTCTTAGGGCGATGCTGCTCTGGACAATCAGTGATTTTCCAGCTTATGGGAATCTTGCCGGCTGCAAAGTAAAAGGTAAAATGGGGTGTCCGTTATGTGGGAAAAACACTGATAGCATGTGGCTAAAGTTCAGCAAAAAACATGTCTACATGTGCCATAGAAAGGGTCTGCCACCAACTCATAGTTTCTGGGGAAAGAAGAAATGGTTTGATGGCAAAGCTGAACAAGGAAGAAGGGGAAGAATACTAACTGGACGTGACATTTCTCTACATCTAAGAAATTTCAAGAATGATTTTGGAAATTTCAAAGGATCTGCAAGTAAGAGGAAAAGGATTCAATGTTCTGTTAATTTAGGCTCTGATAATGAGGGTTTATCGAGTGAATCGGAGGAAGAGGAAGATGAAGAAATACAAGTAGATGAAGATGAGTTATCTAGATGGAAGAAGAGGTCAATCTTCTTCAAGCTACCTTATTGGGAG GAACTTCCAGTGAGGCACAACTTAGATGTAATGCATGTGGAGAGAAATGTTGCTGCCAGTTTAGTGTCAACGTTATTGCACTGTGAGAAATCAAAGGATGGTCTTGCAGCTCGTAAAGATCTTGAGGAGCTTG GTGTCTCATTAGAGGACTGTAAACTCACAGGGTTGAAATCACATGACTACCATGTGTTAATGCAGCAACTTCTGCCCATTGCACTTAAAGGGTTGTTACCAAAAGGACCGAGGCTTGCAGTTTTTAG ATTCTTTCCTCCAAGCTTCTTTGATATCATGCTCCATTTGACTGTCCATCTCGGAAGAGAAGCCCGACTTGGTGGTCCAGTCCACTTTAGATGGATGTACCCATTTGAAAG GTACATGAAAGTCCTTAAAGACTTTGTAAGGAATCCTGCAAGACCGGAGGGATGCATTGCTGAGTCCTATCTAGCTGAGGAATGTATCAGGTTCTGTAATGAATTTTTGAAGAAGACAACAAATGTTCAAGAGAAAGTAGATAGAAACATGGAGTATGACAACAATTCTATCTTAGAGGGTCGTCTAATATCCACAG TCAACATCTCCAATATTTGCAAGACACAGATGGAAGATGCTTGCGAGATGCCTCAACGTTATGGA GTGCCTCTTGATTCTACAGAACATGATGAAACACTTAAGTGGATAGCTTATGGTCTACGATGTTCAGCTAGGTCATATACGGGATTCATAGTTAATGGGCTGAGATTTCATACGACTTTAGTTGATAGGAAAAGTCAGAACAGTGGGGTTTATTATGAGGCTACAGCTGTTTGTAGATCTAGTGCCACAGATACATCACAGGTGGTAGATTTGGTATCTTACTACGGCAGAGTAACTGGCATCATTTTGGTGGATTATAATATCTTTTACGTTCCTCTTTTCCGGTGTCAATGGGCCGTTAAAGGTAATGGAGTGAAGATTGAAGATGGTTTTACACTTGTTAACAAGAATCATAGTCAAGCCTCCTTTGCAAGTGACCCGTACATACTAGCATCTCAAGCGAAGCAAATCTTTTACTCTAGGGAAGATGAGTCGTCAAATTGGTATATTGTTATGAAAGGTCCGTCTAGAAGATATAGTAAGGAGGATATTCAAGAGGGAACTGCAGACATTGGGCTATTGCCATCAAATATTGACATGGATGCTGACATTGATGAAGCTGAGAATGCCAGAACTGATTGTGAAGGCATATATGGGTGA
- the LOC106292441 gene encoding protein NDR1-like codes for MDLDQDTDNGGRSCCSCCLSFIFTAGLTSLFLWLSLRPDKPKCSIEYFYVPALNKSLDAHSRLNTTLNFMVRLANPNRDQGIYYDDVHLSFSNTNSSVANYTVPRFYQGHKKKAKKWGQTLPVNNQTVSRAVLTNGSAVFRMDLKTRVRFKILFWKTKRYGIEVGADVEVNGDGVKAHKKGLKMKKSDSSTRLRSYFPICVLMNLLVLFVIR; via the coding sequence ATGGATCTAGACCAAGACACAGACAATGGTGGAAGAAGCTGTTGTAGCTGCTGCCTCAGCTTCATCTTCACTGCTGGTCTCACTTCTCTCTTCTTATGGCTCAGCCTCCGTCCCGACAAACCCAAATGCTCCATTGAATACTTTTACGTTCCTGCCCTCAACAAATCCTTAGATGCACATTCACGTCTCAACACCACTCTCAACTTTATGGTTCGTCTCGCTAATCCAAACAGAGACCAAGGCATCTACTACGACGATGTCCACCTTTCTTTCTCCAACACCAACTCCTCTGTTGCTAACTACACAGTGCCAAGATTCTACCAAGGGCACAAGAAGAAAGCCAAGAAGTGGGGTCAGACTCTTCCTGTGAACAACCAGACGGTTTCACGAGCGGTTTTGACTAATGGATCGGCGGTTTTCCGGATGGATCTGAAGACGAGGGTGAGGTTCAAGATTCTTTTCTGGAAAACCAAGAGGTATGGTATTGAAGTTGGTGCTGATGTTGAAGTCAACGGAGATGGAGTTAAAGCTCATAAGAAAGGGCTTAAGATGAAGAAATCTGATTCTTCTACTAGATTAAGAAGCTATTTTCCGATTTGTGTTTTGATGAATCTGCTCGTGTTGTTTGTGATTCGTTAG
- the LOC106295344 gene encoding COBRA-like protein 10, producing MKVIEVKTGMKIPWKARYSLTLLILLPSVLLLCNGQDYGTPTEDGAGGGEPPPEMTRCNGIFMSYSFGSRETEYPHVKNVTAQSWAFKSSAMIVNVGKEELTGWQMFIGFRHKELIVSATGASPVDGDYPLDASNGTTFVGSPNTDLKTSIETAGDFTQISTNIEITGTLFGVAKGVTPMPRTLKLINDGWECPAAKRKGSSMNVCCKRNPKFKVKTGPKTKFAPRRHGDLNIVYDVLQSFGSNYLAQVTIDNENPLGRLDRWNLTWEWTRGEIINTMRGAYTYKRDPSECLYSRAGQYYKDLDFSQVMNCQKKPAISDLPPERKDDNVTGKLPFCCKNGTLLPPLMDPSKSRSMFQLQVFKLPPDLNRTALYPPQHWKIDGVLNPQYKCGPPVRVDPSQFPDSSGLPAVTYAIASWQIVCNITKPKAQASRCCVSFSAFYNSSAIPCNTCACGCNDIDTTTCNADRNPLLLPPDALLVPFDNRTLKAKAWAQQNHMPIPKKLPCPDNCGVSINWHVNTDYRDGWTARLTVFNWRDFAFEDWFVAVEMGKAGPGYENVYSFNGTRVPPNNRTVMFQGLRDMNYLVGQVNGTRPLRDPPVPGKQQSVISFKKKNIKGLNIPEGDGFPTKLFFNGEECALPKHFPKKSLGHRHGISVLMSLVLAIAAFALMMD from the exons ATGAAGGTTATTGAAGTTAAAACGGGAATGAAGATACCTTGGAAGGCACGCTATTCATTAACTCTGTTGATTTTGTTACCATCAGTTCTTCTTCTTTGCAACGGCCAAGATTATGGAACACCGACCGAAGATGGAGCAGGAGGAGGTGAGCCACCACCTGAGATGACGCGTTGCAACGGTATTTTCATGAGCTACAGCTTCGGCAGCCGCGAAACAGAGTACCCTCACGTTAAGAACGTGACGGCGCAATCATGGGCGTTTAAATCGTCTGCGATGATTGTAAACGTGGGGAAAGAAGAGCTCACGGGATGGCAAATGTTTATAGGGTTTCGTCACAAGGAACTGATCGTTTCTGCGACTGGTGCGTCTCCAGTGGACGGAGATTATCCTCTGGATGCTAGCAATGGAACCACGTTCGTTGGTTCACCAAACACGGATTTGAAAACCTCGATTGAAACCGCAGGTGATTTCACTCAGATATCCACCAATATCGAAATCACTGGGACTCTTTTCGGGGTTGCAAAGGGGGTCACACCCATGCCAAGAACACTTAAGCTCATCAACGACGGTTGGGAATGTCCTGCCGCTAAAAGAAAAG GAAGCAGTATGAACGTGTGTTGCAAGAGAAACCCTAAGTTCAAGGTCAAAACTGGACCAAAGACAAAGTTTGCACCGAGAAGACACGGTGATCTGAACATAGTATACGATGTGTTGCAATCATTTGGCAGTAACTACTTAGCCCAAGTGACCATCGACAACGAGAATCCGCTGGGGCGTTTAGACCGTTGGAACCTAACATGGGAATGGACGCGAGGAGAGATTATAAACACGATGCGAGGAGCTTACACTTACAAAAGAGATCCATCTGAATGTCTTTACAGCAGAGCTGGACAATATTACAAAGACTTAGATTTCTCTCAGGTCATGAATTGTCAGAAGAAGCCAGCCATTTCTGATTTGCCTCCTGAGAGGAAGGATGATAACGTGACGGGCAAGTTACCTTTCTGTTGCAAAAACGGAACTCTTTTGCCTCCTCTTATGGATCCGTCGAAATCCCGATCTATGTTTCAGTTGCAG GTTTTCAAGTTACCTCCGGATCTAAACAGAACAGCTCTATATCCACCTCAACACTGGAAAATAGATGGAGTTCTCAATCCGCAGTACAAATGCGGGCCACCGGTTCGGGTTGACCCATCGCAGTTCCCCGATTCTAGCGGTCTGCCGGCAGTAACCTATGCCATCGCCAGTTGGCAAATTGTCTGCAACATAACCAAACCTAAAGCTCAGGCTTCAAGATGTTGTGTCTCTTTCTCAGCATTTTACAACAGCTCTGCTATTCCTTGCAACACTTGCGCTTGTGGATGCAATGACATTGATACAACCACTTGCAATGCTGACCGTAACCCACTTCTCCTCCCTCCAGACGCGCTCCTTGTTCCATTCGATAACCGAACCCTAAAAGCCAAAGCTTGGGCCCAACAAAACCACATGCCAATACCAAAGAAACTCCCTTGTCCGGATAACTGCGGAGTCAGCATTAACTGGCACGTTAACACGGACTACAGAGACGGTTGGACGGCTAGGTTAACCGTTTTCAACTGGAGAGACTTCGCTTTTGAGGATTGGTTTGTAGCGGTTGAGATGGGAAAAGCAGGTCCAGGGTATGAAAACGTTTACTCCTTTAACGGAACACGTGTTCCACCAAACAACAGAACCGTTATGTTCCAAGGGTTACGTGATATGAACTACCTTGTAGGTCAAGTTAACGGAACCCGTCCGCTAAGAGACCCTCCCGTGCCGGGCAAGCAACAATCTGTTATCTCCTTTAAAAAGAAGAACATCAAAGGACTGAATATACCAGAAGGCGACGGTTTCCCAACCAAACTTTTCTTCAATGGAGAAGAATGTGCGCTACCAAAACATTTCCCAAAGAAGAGCTTGGGACATAGACACGGTATCAGTGTCTTGATGTCACTTGTTCTCGCTATAGCGGCTTTTGCACTAATGATGGATTAA
- the LOC106302617 gene encoding uncharacterized protein LOC106302617 isoform X2 has product MENSALSNCVRRTIFSTQQRTMQEGLEESSWTIYFETENRTCHYDNSSMISDAASPMAYVEEDTASSPSKRTKGYSEMEDNTTEGKNTNNTKTEKGLNKKGIINEDYCAELKKRGLCLVPLSMLSNYIG; this is encoded by the exons ATGGAAAACTCAGCACTGAGCAACTGCGTGAGGCGTACAATATTCTCTACTCAACAGAGAACAATGCAAGAGGGTCTAGAAGAGAGTAGTTGGACGATTTACTTTGAAACCGAAAATCGTACATGCCATTATGATAATTCTTCCATGATCTCAGACGCTGCGTCCCCTATGGCCTATGTCGAAGAAGACACGGCTTCATCTCCTTCTAAAAGAACCAAG GGTTACAGTGAAATGGAAGACAATACCACAGAAGGAAAAAACACGAACAATACTAAAACC GAGAAGGGATTGAATAAGAAAGGGATAATAAATGAAGATTATTGCGCAGAACTGAAGAAGCGAGGACTTTGCTTAGTTCCTTTGTCCATGTTGTCCAACTATATTGGTTGA
- the LOC106302617 gene encoding uncharacterized protein LOC106302617 isoform X1 translates to MENSALSNCVRRTIFSTQQRTMQEGLEESSWTIYFETENRTCHYDNSSMISDAASPMAYVEEDTASSPSKRTKGYSEMEDNTTEGKNTNNTKTVEKGLNKKGIINEDYCAELKKRGLCLVPLSMLSNYIG, encoded by the exons ATGGAAAACTCAGCACTGAGCAACTGCGTGAGGCGTACAATATTCTCTACTCAACAGAGAACAATGCAAGAGGGTCTAGAAGAGAGTAGTTGGACGATTTACTTTGAAACCGAAAATCGTACATGCCATTATGATAATTCTTCCATGATCTCAGACGCTGCGTCCCCTATGGCCTATGTCGAAGAAGACACGGCTTCATCTCCTTCTAAAAGAACCAAG GGTTACAGTGAAATGGAAGACAATACCACAGAAGGAAAAAACACGAACAATACTAAAACCGTG GAGAAGGGATTGAATAAGAAAGGGATAATAAATGAAGATTATTGCGCAGAACTGAAGAAGCGAGGACTTTGCTTAGTTCCTTTGTCCATGTTGTCCAACTATATTGGTTGA